A stretch of Streptococcus sp. oral taxon 061 DNA encodes these proteins:
- a CDS encoding acetate kinase, with protein sequence MTKTIAINAGSSSLKWQLYQMPEEKVLAKGLIERIGLKDSVSTVKFDGRSEEQVLDIENHTLAVKILLDDLIRFNIIKSYDEITGVGHRVVAGGEYFKESTVVEGDVLEKIEELGLLAPLHNPANAAGIRAFKELLPDITSVAVFDTSFHTTMPEKAYRYPLPTKYYTENKVRKYGAHGTSHQYVAQEAAKLLGRPLEELKLITCHIGNGASITAVKGGQSIDTSMGFTPLGGVMMGTRTGDIDPAIIPYLMQYTEDFNKPEDISRILNRESGLLGVSGKSSDMRDVIAAMEAGDHDAALAFEMYVDRIQKHIGQYLAVLNGADAIIFTAGVGENATLVREKVISGISWFGCDVDSEKNVFGVTGDISTDAAKIRVLVIPTDEELVIARDVERLKK encoded by the coding sequence ATGACAAAAACCATTGCAATTAACGCTGGAAGCTCAAGCTTGAAATGGCAACTCTACCAAATGCCAGAAGAAAAGGTACTTGCAAAAGGTTTGATTGAGCGAATCGGATTGAAGGATTCTGTTTCTACAGTTAAATTTGATGGTCGTTCTGAAGAACAAGTTCTTGATATTGAAAACCATACCTTAGCTGTTAAGATTTTGCTTGATGACTTGATTCGTTTTAATATTATTAAATCTTATGATGAGATTACTGGTGTTGGACACCGTGTCGTTGCAGGTGGTGAGTACTTCAAAGAGTCTACAGTTGTTGAAGGCGATGTCTTGGAAAAAATTGAAGAGCTAGGACTTCTTGCTCCATTGCACAACCCTGCAAATGCTGCTGGTATTCGTGCCTTCAAAGAATTGTTGCCAGATATCACAAGTGTAGCGGTCTTTGATACATCATTCCACACAACAATGCCAGAAAAAGCATACCGTTATCCATTACCAACTAAGTACTATACAGAAAACAAAGTTCGTAAATACGGTGCACACGGAACAAGTCACCAATATGTTGCTCAAGAAGCAGCAAAACTATTGGGCCGTCCACTTGAAGAGTTGAAATTGATCACGTGCCATATCGGTAATGGTGCTTCTATCACAGCTGTTAAAGGTGGTCAATCAATCGATACATCAATGGGATTCACTCCACTTGGTGGTGTTATGATGGGAACTCGTACAGGGGATATTGACCCAGCTATCATTCCTTATTTAATGCAATATACAGAGGACTTTAACAAGCCTGAGGATATCAGTCGTATTCTTAATCGTGAGTCAGGATTGCTGGGTGTTTCAGGCAAGTCTAGTGATATGCGTGATGTGATTGCTGCAATGGAGGCAGGGGATCATGATGCTGCTTTGGCCTTTGAAATGTATGTTGACCGTATCCAAAAACATATTGGCCAATACTTGGCAGTCCTAAATGGAGCTGATGCTATCATCTTTACTGCTGGTGTTGGTGAAAATGCAACGCTTGTCCGTGAGAAAGTCATCTCAGGTATTTCTTGGTTTGGTTGTGATGTAGATTCAGAGAAAAATGTTTTTGGTGTAACTGGAGACATCTCTACAGATGCTGCAAAAATTCGTGTTCTTGTCATCCCAACTGATGAAGAACTTGTTATTGCGCGTGATGTGGAACGTTTGAAAAAATAA
- a CDS encoding class I SAM-dependent methyltransferase: MDFEKIEQAYTYLLENVQIIQNDLATSFYDALIEQNGIYLDGQTALEQVKKNNQALKRLALRKEEWLRTYQFLLMKAAQTEPLQANHQFTPDAVGHLMIFIIEQLFPAENVSLLELGSGMGILGASFLTSMNKKIDYLGIELDDLLIDLAASMAEVMDLQMGFVQGDAVRPQVLKESDIIVSDLPVGYYPDDQTASRYQVAAKNEHTYAHHLLMEQSLKYLKTGGYAIFLAPTDLLTSPQSELLKSWLTEKAQLVAIIALPEDLFAHGAQSKTIFVLQKKTGEGIEPFVYPLTSLRDPEILMEFKENFQNWCQEHEI; the protein is encoded by the coding sequence ATGGATTTTGAAAAAATTGAACAAGCATATACCTATTTACTAGAAAATGTCCAAATCATTCAAAACGATTTGGCGACAAGCTTTTATGATGCCTTGATTGAACAAAATGGGATCTATCTCGATGGTCAAACCGCTCTGGAGCAAGTCAAAAAAAATAACCAGGCCTTAAAACGTTTGGCACTTCGAAAAGAGGAGTGGTTACGGACCTATCAATTTTTGTTAATGAAGGCAGCGCAAACAGAACCTCTTCAAGCAAATCACCAGTTCACACCGGATGCGGTTGGTCACTTGATGATTTTTATCATTGAACAACTTTTCCCTGCTGAAAATGTGAGCTTATTGGAATTGGGATCTGGGATGGGAATTCTTGGAGCTAGTTTCTTAACGTCTATGAACAAAAAGATAGATTACCTGGGAATAGAACTTGATGACCTCTTGATTGACTTGGCGGCAAGCATGGCAGAAGTAATGGATCTTCAAATGGGCTTTGTCCAAGGAGACGCAGTGCGTCCACAAGTATTAAAAGAAAGTGACATCATTGTGAGCGACCTGCCTGTCGGTTACTATCCAGATGATCAGACAGCCTCACGTTATCAAGTAGCGGCTAAGAATGAACATACTTATGCTCATCATTTGTTAATGGAACAATCACTCAAGTATCTTAAAACAGGTGGTTATGCGATTTTTCTAGCTCCAACGGACCTCTTGACGAGCCCTCAGAGTGAACTTTTAAAATCATGGCTGACTGAAAAAGCCCAACTAGTAGCAATCATAGCTTTACCAGAGGATCTCTTTGCACACGGAGCTCAGTCTAAAACAATTTTTGTTCTACAGAAGAAGACGGGAGAAGGGATTGAACCATTTGTTTATCCACTTACGAGTCTTCGTGACCCTGAAATTTTGATGGAATTTAAGGAAAATTTTCAAAATTGGTGTCAAGAACATGAAATCTAA
- a CDS encoding CTP synthase yields MSTKYIFVTGGVVSSIGKGIVAASLGRLLKNRGLKVTIQKFDPYINIDPGTMSPYQHGEVFVTDDGAETDLDLGHYERFIDINLNKYSNVTTGKIYSEVLRKERRGEYLGATVQVIPHITDALKEKIKRAALTTDSDVIITEVGGTVGDIESLPFLEALRQMKADVGADNVMYIHTTLLPYLKAAGEMKTKPTQHSVKELRGLGIQPNMLVIRTEKPAGQGIKNKLAQFCDVAPEAVIESLDVDHLYQIPLNLQAQGMDQIVCDHLKIDAPAADMTEWSAMVDKVMNLKKQVKIALVGKYVELQDAYISVVEALKHSGYANDAEVKIDWVNANDVTAENVAELLSDSDGIIVPGGFGQRGTEGKIQAIRYARENDVPMLGVCLGMQLTCIEFARHVLGLEGANSAELDPDTKYPIIDIMRDQIDVEDKGGTLRLGLYPSKLKRGSKAAAAYHNKEVVQRRHRHRYEFNNAFREQFEEAGFVFSGVSPDNRLVEIVEIPENKFFVACQYHPELSSRPNRPEELYTAFVTAAVENSK; encoded by the coding sequence ATGTCTACGAAATATATTTTTGTAACTGGTGGAGTGGTGTCGTCTATTGGGAAAGGTATCGTTGCAGCGAGCCTTGGACGTCTTTTAAAAAACCGTGGTTTGAAGGTGACCATTCAAAAATTTGACCCTTATATCAATATAGACCCAGGGACCATGAGCCCATATCAGCATGGGGAAGTCTTTGTAACTGATGATGGGGCTGAGACAGATTTGGACTTGGGTCACTATGAACGTTTCATCGATATCAATCTTAACAAATACTCAAACGTGACAACTGGTAAAATCTACAGCGAAGTTCTTCGTAAGGAACGTCGTGGAGAGTATTTGGGTGCAACTGTCCAAGTTATTCCTCATATCACAGATGCCTTGAAAGAAAAAATCAAGCGTGCTGCTTTAACGACAGACTCTGATGTTATTATTACAGAGGTTGGGGGAACTGTCGGTGATATCGAGTCCCTTCCATTCTTAGAAGCTCTTCGTCAGATGAAGGCAGATGTGGGTGCAGATAATGTCATGTATATCCACACAACCTTGCTTCCTTACCTCAAGGCAGCTGGTGAAATGAAAACCAAACCAACTCAACACTCTGTCAAAGAATTGCGTGGTTTGGGAATCCAGCCTAATATGCTGGTTATCCGCACTGAAAAGCCAGCTGGACAAGGGATTAAAAATAAACTAGCCCAGTTCTGTGATGTGGCACCAGAAGCAGTTATTGAGTCCTTGGACGTGGATCATCTTTACCAAATCCCACTTAATCTGCAAGCACAAGGCATGGATCAAATTGTCTGCGACCATTTGAAGATTGATGCACCTGCCGCAGATATGACAGAATGGTCAGCTATGGTTGATAAGGTTATGAACCTCAAAAAACAAGTCAAGATTGCACTTGTTGGTAAATATGTCGAGTTACAAGATGCTTATATCTCTGTAGTTGAAGCTTTGAAACACTCTGGTTATGCCAATGATGCAGAAGTGAAGATTGATTGGGTTAATGCCAATGATGTGACAGCTGAAAATGTGGCAGAACTCCTATCGGACTCTGACGGAATCATCGTTCCAGGTGGTTTTGGTCAACGTGGGACAGAAGGTAAGATTCAAGCGATTCGCTATGCGCGTGAAAATGATGTACCAATGTTGGGAGTCTGCTTGGGAATGCAATTGACTTGTATCGAGTTTGCCCGTCATGTTTTGGGACTTGAAGGAGCTAATTCAGCAGAGCTTGATCCTGATACAAAATATCCGATCATCGATATCATGCGTGATCAGATTGATGTTGAGGACAAGGGGGGAACCCTTCGTTTGGGACTTTATCCTTCTAAGTTGAAACGTGGTTCTAAGGCAGCAGCAGCTTATCATAACAAAGAAGTGGTCCAACGTCGCCACCGCCACCGTTATGAGTTTAACAATGCTTTCCGTGAACAGTTCGAAGAAGCAGGTTTTGTCTTCTCAGGTGTTTCACCAGACAATCGCTTGGTCGAAATTGTTGAAATCCCAGAAAACAAATTCTTTGTGGCTTGTCAGTACCATCCAGAACTTTCAAGTCGTCCAAATCGTCCAGAAGAACTTTACACTGCTTTTGTAACAGCAGCTGTTGAAAATAGTAAATAG
- the rpoE gene encoding DNA-directed RNA polymerase subunit delta, translating to MELEVFAGQEKSELSMIEVARAILELRGRDHEMHFSDLVNEIQNYLGTSNSDIREALPLFYTELNFDGSFISLGDNKWGLRSWYGVDEIDEEIIALEESDDEEVAPKAKKKRVNAFMDGDADAIDYGADDPEDEDAYEEDPALSYDDENPDDEKNEVEAYDAEINEIAPDDLGEDVDLNEEDDEDSEDEEE from the coding sequence TTGGAATTAGAAGTATTTGCTGGGCAAGAAAAAAGTGAACTATCTATGATTGAGGTGGCTCGTGCCATCTTGGAACTCCGTGGTCGCGATCACGAAATGCATTTTAGCGATTTGGTTAATGAAATCCAAAACTATCTTGGTACCTCTAATAGCGATATTCGTGAAGCACTACCTTTGTTCTATACAGAATTGAACTTTGACGGTAGTTTTATCTCACTTGGAGATAACAAATGGGGTCTTCGTTCATGGTATGGAGTAGATGAAATTGATGAAGAAATCATTGCTCTTGAGGAAAGTGACGATGAAGAAGTAGCACCTAAAGCTAAGAAAAAACGCGTTAATGCCTTTATGGACGGAGATGCTGATGCCATTGATTATGGCGCAGATGATCCAGAAGATGAAGATGCCTACGAAGAAGATCCAGCTCTTTCTTATGATGATGAAAATCCAGATGATGAGAAGAACGAAGTAGAAGCATACGACGCTGAAATCAACGAAATTGCACCAGATGATCTTGGAGAAGATGTCGATCTTAATGAAGAAGATGACGAAGATTCTGAGGACGAAGAAGAATAA
- a CDS encoding ABC transporter permease translates to MRNMLVVIKETYLRHVKSWSFFFMVISPFLFIGLSGGIGYLQGSSLAQNNKVAVVSSVPAVTEELKSTNGINFDYKDEASAQEAIKDEKIKGYLTIDQEDSVLKAVYYGETSLESGIKLAVTAKLNELQSQLNRSEANLSQEQEKRLAQTIQFTEQIDEAKENKKMVQTFAAAGLGLFLYMILITYASVTAQEVASEKGTKIMEVVFSSIRASHYFYARMIALLLVILTHIGIYIVGGLGAILFFKDMPLLANSGILNHLGESFSVNTLLFVLVSLFMYVVLAAFLGSMVSRPEDSGKALSPLMLLIMVGFIGVTALGTSGDNLVLRIGSYIPFISTFFMPFRAINGYASSLEAWISLAITVIFAVTATVFIGRMYASLVLQTDDLGIWKTFKRALSYK, encoded by the coding sequence ATGAGAAATATGTTGGTTGTAATCAAAGAAACCTATCTGCGTCATGTTAAATCCTGGAGTTTTTTCTTTATGGTAATCTCGCCATTTCTCTTTATCGGCTTGTCTGGAGGAATTGGGTATCTCCAAGGTTCCTCTCTAGCTCAAAATAATAAAGTAGCAGTAGTTAGTTCGGTCCCTGCTGTAACAGAGGAGCTCAAATCGACAAATGGCATTAACTTTGATTATAAGGATGAAGCTAGTGCCCAAGAAGCCATCAAGGATGAGAAAATAAAAGGTTATCTGACCATTGATCAAGAAGATAGTGTACTTAAGGCGGTCTATTATGGAGAGACTTCACTAGAGAGTGGCATTAAATTAGCTGTGACTGCTAAGTTGAATGAACTTCAATCCCAACTCAACCGTTCAGAAGCAAATTTGTCTCAGGAACAGGAAAAACGTTTGGCGCAAACAATTCAATTCACAGAGCAGATAGATGAAGCCAAGGAAAATAAAAAGATGGTTCAGACCTTTGCGGCTGCAGGACTAGGTTTGTTTCTTTATATGATTTTGATTACCTATGCTAGTGTCACTGCTCAAGAGGTAGCTAGTGAAAAAGGAACAAAAATTATGGAAGTGGTATTTTCAAGTATTCGTGCTAGCCATTATTTCTACGCACGGATGATTGCCTTACTTCTTGTCATTTTGACTCATATTGGTATCTATATTGTAGGCGGACTTGGAGCAATCTTATTCTTTAAAGATATGCCCTTATTAGCAAATTCAGGTATTTTAAACCACTTAGGAGAATCCTTTTCAGTCAATACCTTATTGTTTGTCTTAGTCAGTCTCTTTATGTATGTGGTTTTGGCTGCCTTTCTAGGTTCGATGGTTTCTCGGCCTGAAGACTCTGGTAAAGCCTTGTCGCCTTTGATGCTTTTAATTATGGTAGGATTTATTGGAGTAACTGCCTTAGGAACATCTGGAGATAATTTGGTTTTGAGGATTGGCTCATATATCCCATTTATCTCAACTTTCTTTATGCCTTTTAGAGCTATTAATGGTTATGCAAGTAGTTTAGAAGCATGGATTTCGCTTGCTATAACAGTCATTTTTGCAGTAACTGCAACAGTCTTTATCGGCCGTATGTATGCTAGCTTAGTTCTTCAAACAGATGACTTAGGCATCTGGAAAACCTTTAAACGAGCTTTGAGCTATAAATAA
- a CDS encoding ABC transporter ATP-binding protein, whose amino-acid sequence MLEVRNLEKSFGPKQVLFGVDFQAQPGRILGLVGKNGAGKTTIFHSILKFLEYQGEIQFDGQEIRQETYARIGYLPEERSLMPKLTVLEQVRYLATLKGMDAKEVKEKLPQWMEKLEVKGKLTDKIKSLSKGNQQKIQLIITLMHEPDLIILDEPFSGLDPVNTELLKQVILKEKERGATIIFSDHVMTNVEELCDDILMIRDGRVVLHGPVQDVRNQYGKTRLFVASEKSQEDLENLPHVIHASLTKQGIWKLILDDENAGQELFAILTQGHYIATFDQQAPTIDEIFKLESGVEV is encoded by the coding sequence ATGTTAGAAGTCCGCAATCTTGAAAAAAGCTTTGGTCCTAAGCAAGTCTTGTTTGGCGTTGACTTTCAAGCTCAGCCTGGAAGAATTTTAGGTCTAGTTGGGAAAAATGGAGCTGGGAAAACAACCATTTTTCATAGTATTTTGAAATTTTTAGAATATCAGGGAGAGATTCAGTTTGATGGTCAGGAAATTCGTCAGGAAACCTATGCTCGGATTGGCTATCTACCCGAAGAACGTAGTCTCATGCCTAAATTGACAGTTCTCGAACAAGTGCGCTATCTTGCAACCTTAAAAGGCATGGATGCAAAAGAAGTCAAAGAAAAACTCCCTCAATGGATGGAAAAACTGGAAGTCAAGGGGAAACTGACAGACAAGATTAAGAGCCTCTCAAAAGGGAATCAACAAAAGATTCAGCTAATCATTACTTTAATGCATGAACCAGATTTGATTATCCTAGATGAACCTTTTAGTGGTCTAGATCCAGTCAATACCGAATTGCTTAAGCAGGTCATCCTCAAAGAAAAAGAACGTGGTGCAACCATTATCTTCTCTGACCACGTCATGACCAATGTCGAAGAGCTATGCGATGATATTCTTATGATTCGTGATGGGCGTGTCGTCTTGCATGGACCAGTCCAAGATGTTCGTAATCAATACGGCAAAACGCGACTCTTTGTTGCAAGTGAAAAGAGTCAGGAAGACTTGGAAAACCTCCCACATGTCATTCATGCTAGCTTGACCAAGCAGGGAATTTGGAAGCTTATTCTAGATGACGAAAATGCTGGACAGGAGCTCTTTGCTATCTTGACTCAAGGACACTATATCGCGACCTTTGATCAGCAAGCTCCGACAATTGATGAAATCTTTAAACTAGAATCAGGGGTGGAAGTATGA
- the pheT gene encoding phenylalanine--tRNA ligase subunit beta produces MLVSYKWLKELVDIDVPSQELAEKMSTTGIEVEGVESPAAGLSKIVVGEVLSCEDVPETHLHVCQVNVGEEEARQIVCGAPNVHAGIKVMVALPGARIADNYKIKKGKIRGLESLGMICSLGELGISDSVVPKEFADGIQILPQDAVPGDEVFSYLDLDDEIIELSITPNRADALSMRGVAYEVAAIYDKAVNFKEFALSETDQATADALSVSIDTDKAPYYATRILDNVTIAPSPQWLQNLLMNEGIRPINNVVDVTNYILLYFGQPMHAFDLDTFEGTDIRVREARAGEKLVTLDGEERELEINDLVITVADKPVALAGVMGGQATEISEKSSRVVLEAAVFNGKSIRKTSGRLNLRSESSSRFEKGINVATVNEALDAAASMIAEFSGATVRKGIVSAGELDTSDVEVSSTLVDVNRVLGTELSYADVEDVFRRLGFGLSGNADSFTVRVPRRRWDITIEADLFEEIARIYGYDRLPTSLPKDDGTAGELTATQKLRRQVRTIAEGAGLTEIITYALTTPEKAVEFTIQPSHLTELMWPMTVDRSVLRQNMVSGILDTVAYNVARKNKDLALYEIGKVFEQTGNPKEDLPNEINSFAFALTGLVAEKDFQTAAVPVDFFYAKGILEALFARLGLEVTYTATSEIASLHPGRTALISLGDQVLGFLGQVHPVTAKAYDIPETYVAELNLSAIEAALQPAAPFVEITKFPAVSRDIALLLKAEVTHQEVVDAIQAAGVKRLTDIKLFDVFSGEKLGIGMKSMAYSLTFQNPEDSLTDEEVARYMEKIQASLEEKVNAEVR; encoded by the coding sequence ATGTTAGTATCTTATAAATGGTTAAAAGAATTGGTGGACATTGATGTGCCATCACAAGAGTTGGCTGAAAAAATGTCAACCACAGGGATCGAAGTAGAAGGTGTGGAATCACCTGCTGCTGGTCTCTCAAAAATTGTCGTCGGAGAAGTCCTGTCTTGTGAAGATGTGCCAGAAACACACTTGCATGTCTGCCAAGTCAATGTGGGTGAAGAAGAAGCCCGTCAAATCGTCTGTGGAGCACCAAATGTGCATGCAGGCATCAAGGTCATGGTGGCTCTTCCAGGTGCTCGTATCGCAGATAACTACAAGATTAAAAAAGGGAAAATCCGTGGCTTAGAGTCACTCGGGATGATCTGTTCACTTGGTGAGTTGGGCATTTCTGACTCCGTTGTACCAAAGGAATTTGCAGATGGGATCCAAATCTTGCCTCAAGATGCTGTTCCAGGAGATGAAGTCTTCTCTTACCTAGACTTGGATGATGAAATCATCGAGCTTTCTATCACTCCAAACCGTGCAGACGCTCTTTCTATGCGTGGGGTAGCGTACGAAGTAGCAGCGATTTATGACAAGGCAGTTAACTTTAAAGAATTTGCTCTTTCAGAAACAGACCAAGCTACAGCCGATGCTCTTTCTGTCAGCATTGACACAGACAAGGCGCCTTATTATGCAACTCGTATCTTGGACAATGTGACCATCGCACCAAGTCCACAATGGTTGCAAAACCTCCTCATGAACGAAGGCATCCGTCCGATTAATAATGTCGTCGACGTGACCAACTATATCTTGCTTTACTTTGGTCAACCAATGCATGCCTTTGACTTGGATACCTTTGAAGGGACTGACATCCGTGTGCGTGAAGCGCGTGCTGGTGAAAAATTAGTAACCTTGGATGGTGAAGAGCGTGAGTTAGAAATAAATGACCTCGTAATCACTGTCGCTGATAAACCAGTAGCCCTTGCAGGTGTTATGGGTGGTCAAGCTACAGAAATCTCTGAAAAATCTAGTCGTGTCGTCCTTGAAGCTGCTGTTTTCAATGGCAAATCTATCCGTAAGACTAGTGGTCGCCTCAACCTTCGTTCAGAATCTTCTTCTCGCTTTGAAAAAGGCATCAACGTGGCAACTGTCAATGAAGCCCTTGATGCGGCAGCGAGCATGATTGCAGAGTTTTCAGGAGCAACTGTTCGTAAGGGGATCGTTTCAGCAGGTGAGCTTGACACTTCTGATGTGGAAGTTTCTTCAACTCTTGTTGACGTCAACCGTGTCCTCGGTACAGAGCTTTCCTACGCCGATGTAGAAGATGTCTTCCGTCGTCTTGGATTTGGCCTTTCTGGAAATGCTGACAGCTTCACAGTAAGAGTTCCACGTCGCCGTTGGGATATCACTATCGAAGCGGATCTCTTTGAAGAAATCGCTCGTATCTACGGTTATGACCGCTTGCCAACTAGTCTTCCAAAAGACGATGGGACAGCAGGTGAGTTAACAGCGACACAAAAACTCCGTCGTCAAGTTCGGACTATTGCTGAAGGGGCTGGATTGACTGAAATCATCACCTACGCTCTTACAACTCCTGAAAAAGCGGTTGAGTTTACGATTCAGCCAAGTCATTTAACAGAGCTCATGTGGCCAATGACTGTGGACCGTTCTGTTCTCCGTCAAAATATGGTTTCAGGTATCCTTGATACAGTTGCCTACAACGTAGCACGTAAGAATAAAGACTTGGCTCTTTATGAGATTGGAAAAGTCTTTGAACAAACTGGTAATCCAAAAGAAGACTTGCCAAACGAAATCAATAGCTTTGCCTTTGCTTTGACAGGTTTAGTCGCTGAAAAAGACTTCCAAACAGCAGCAGTTCCTGTTGACTTCTTCTATGCTAAGGGAATTTTGGAAGCTCTCTTTGCTCGCTTGGGTCTTGAAGTGACTTATACAGCAACTTCTGAAATTGCTAGTCTTCACCCAGGACGTACAGCCTTGATCTCACTCGGTGACCAAGTCCTTGGTTTCCTCGGTCAAGTACATCCTGTTACAGCTAAGGCTTACGATATTCCAGAAACTTATGTGGCAGAGCTCAACCTTTCAGCTATCGAAGCAGCTCTTCAACCAGCCGCTCCATTTGTGGAAATCACCAAATTCCCAGCGGTGAGCCGTGATATCGCCCTTCTCCTCAAGGCAGAAGTGACTCACCAAGAGGTGGTAGATGCCATCCAAGCAGCTGGCGTGAAACGTTTGACAGATATCAAACTCTTCGACGTCTTCTCAGGTGAAAAACTAGGAATCGGTATGAAGTCTATGGCCTACAGCTTGACCTTCCAAAATCCAGAAGATAGCTTGACTGACGAAGAAGTCGCACGTTACATGGAAAAAATCCAAGCTTCACTTGAAGAAAAAGTCAATGCAGAAGTGCGTTAA
- the pheS gene encoding phenylalanine--tRNA ligase subunit alpha has translation MSTIEEQLKALREETLASLKQITAENEKEMQELRVSVLGKKGSLTEILKGMKDVSAEMRPVIGKHVNEARDVLTAAFEETAKLLEEKKVAAQLASESIDVTLPARPVATGHRHVLTQTSEEIEDIFIGMGYQVVDGFEVEQDYYNFERMNLPKDHPARDMQDTFYITEEILLRTHTSPVQARAMDAHDFSKGPLKMISPGRVFRRDTDDATHSHQFHQIEGLVVGKNISMADLQGTLQLIVQKMFGEERQIRLRPSYFPFTEPSVEVDVSCFKCGGDGCNVCKKTGWIEIMGAGMVHPRVLEMSGIDASVYSGFAFGLGQERVAMLRYGINDIRGFYQGDVRFSEQFK, from the coding sequence ATGTCAACTATTGAAGAACAATTAAAAGCGCTTCGTGAAGAAACGCTAGCTAGCTTGAAGCAGATTACTGCTGAAAATGAAAAAGAGATGCAAGAATTGCGTGTCTCAGTCCTTGGGAAAAAAGGGTCACTGACCGAAATCCTTAAAGGGATGAAAGACGTTTCTGCAGAAATGCGTCCTGTTATCGGAAAACACGTAAACGAGGCTCGTGATGTCTTGACAGCTGCCTTTGAAGAAACAGCTAAGCTCTTGGAAGAAAAGAAAGTCGCAGCTCAACTAGCAAGTGAGAGTATTGATGTGACTCTTCCAGCTCGTCCAGTTGCGACTGGTCACCGTCACGTTCTTACACAAACTAGTGAAGAAATTGAAGATATTTTCATCGGTATGGGTTATCAAGTTGTGGATGGATTTGAAGTAGAACAAGACTACTACAACTTCGAACGTATGAACCTTCCAAAAGACCACCCAGCCCGTGATATGCAGGACACTTTCTACATCACAGAAGAAATCTTGCTCCGTACCCACACGTCTCCAGTTCAGGCGCGTGCGATGGATGCCCATGATTTTTCTAAAGGTCCTTTGAAGATGATCTCACCAGGACGTGTATTCCGTCGTGATACAGACGATGCAACCCACAGTCACCAATTCCACCAAATCGAAGGTTTGGTTGTAGGGAAAAACATCTCTATGGCTGATCTTCAAGGAACTCTTCAGTTGATTGTGCAAAAAATGTTTGGTGAAGAGCGTCAAATTCGTTTGCGTCCATCTTACTTCCCATTTACAGAGCCTTCTGTTGAGGTTGATGTTTCATGCTTCAAGTGTGGTGGAGATGGCTGTAACGTTTGTAAGAAAACAGGTTGGATCGAGATTATGGGTGCCGGAATGGTTCACCCTCGTGTCCTTGAAATGAGTGGGATTGATGCAAGTGTTTACTCTGGTTTTGCCTTTGGTCTTGGTCAAGAGCGTGTAGCTATGCTTCGTTATGGAATCAACGATATCCGTGGATTCTACCAAGGCGATGTCCGCTTCTCAGAACAGTTTAAATAA
- the ldcB gene encoding LD-carboxypeptidase LdcB/DacB → MKKRYLVLSGLLALTLAACSQEKPATSETQTSTEEKTVQEGTAGSKSQVASQKKAEVVDKGDHYSIQGKYDEIVVANKHYPMSKDYNPGENPTAKAELLKLIAAMQQAGFPISDNYSGFRSYETQTQLYQDYVNKDGKAEADRYSARPGYSEHQTGLAFDLIGTNGDLVTEEKAAQWLLDHAADYGFVVRYLKGKEKETGYMAEEWHLRYVGKEAKEIAASGLSLEEYYGFEGGDYVD, encoded by the coding sequence ATGAAGAAAAGATATCTTGTATTATCAGGATTATTAGCCTTGACATTAGCGGCTTGCTCACAAGAAAAGCCAGCAACTTCAGAAACTCAGACTTCAACGGAAGAAAAAACTGTCCAAGAAGGAACTGCGGGAAGTAAGTCTCAGGTAGCTAGTCAAAAGAAAGCAGAAGTAGTAGACAAAGGAGATCACTACAGCATTCAAGGCAAGTACGATGAGATTGTTGTCGCTAATAAGCATTATCCTATGTCAAAAGACTATAATCCAGGGGAAAACCCTACCGCTAAAGCAGAACTGTTGAAACTCATTGCAGCTATGCAACAAGCAGGATTCCCGATTAGCGACAACTATAGTGGTTTTAGAAGTTATGAAACTCAAACTCAGCTTTATCAGGACTATGTCAACAAAGACGGAAAGGCAGAGGCTGACCGCTATTCTGCTCGGCCTGGTTACAGTGAACACCAAACTGGCCTTGCCTTTGACCTAATTGGAACAAATGGAGATTTAGTGACTGAAGAAAAGGCTGCCCAATGGCTTTTGGACCATGCGGCTGACTATGGCTTTGTCGTCCGTTATCTCAAAGGTAAGGAAAAGGAAACGGGTTATATGGCCGAGGAATGGCACCTTCGCTACGTCGGCAAAGAAGCCAAAGAAATCGCTGCAAGTGGCCTCAGTCTGGAAGAGTATTATGGCTTTGAAGGTGGAGACTATGTTGATTAG